Proteins co-encoded in one Meiothermus sp. genomic window:
- a CDS encoding type II CAAX prenyl endopeptidase Rce1 family protein gives MIVIALYRLKLLHPGLIDLMRLPANKSRSLYLSIVVLAAGIAVYLVAVGVPATKYGVPTSSPAKLFELPLTSVSPTQYQSFLSGFNEEIFRAGYLVNGLSHPLLNALLWAVAHPHSLQRIERRWGVDLSDSPYKNAFLKTVLISYFFAMLLQGLLLLWLMRKTQSVWPSILCHLAHNALV, from the coding sequence TTGATCGTCATTGCACTTTATAGATTGAAGTTATTGCATCCAGGTTTGATCGACCTGATGCGCCTTCCAGCAAACAAATCTCGTTCTTTGTACCTAAGCATAGTTGTTCTGGCTGCAGGTATCGCGGTTTACTTAGTTGCCGTGGGCGTTCCTGCAACGAAGTATGGTGTGCCAACTTCTTCCCCGGCTAAATTATTTGAGCTGCCTCTTACTAGTGTAAGTCCAACTCAATATCAATCTTTTCTAAGTGGTTTCAACGAGGAGATATTCAGAGCTGGGTATTTGGTGAATGGTCTATCACACCCCTTATTAAATGCACTTTTGTGGGCAGTTGCTCATCCGCATAGTTTGCAAAGAATCGAAAGAAGGTGGGGGGTGGATTTGAGCGACTCCCCGTACAAAAATGCTTTTCTAAAGACCGTGCTGATCAGCTATTTTTTCGCCATGTTACTCCAAGGCCTTTTACTTTTGTGGCTGATGAGGAAAACACAATCTGTATGGCCCTCGATTTTGTGTCATTTAGCACATAATGCTCTGGTGTGA
- a CDS encoding class IIb bacteriocin, lactobin A/cerein 7B family produces MIRELSVEELETIEGGVIPAAAWVIASVGVAAAGIGAGVSMVINALRDNNPESSSSINTPNFCAPSGK; encoded by the coding sequence ATGATTCGTGAACTTAGCGTAGAGGAACTGGAAACCATTGAGGGCGGGGTTATCCCGGCGGCGGCATGGGTCATAGCTTCAGTTGGAGTTGCAGCAGCGGGTATCGGTGCAGGAGTTTCTATGGTTATCAACGCTTTACGTGATAACAATCCCGAGTCTTCTTCTAGCATCAACACTCCTAACTTTTGCGCCCCCTCAGGCAAATAG
- a CDS encoding S41 family peptidase — MKKIIRLISISLLCLGGIFGVAGVILAVQWLLVGFNPSIRGNSLNAQVARAVYRNFFDKEKAKVFVAKVLECGESNAACIGNHLRALDPHMAGNDFGLTKRREPSRSTAFGQAAISLGKVKYLRIPDLRLPHPIGGREPNIRFLNPIAEFLATTASQHHLVLDLRDCGGGRDWAALALASPFISSGTVVEASYSPVWMLRALSSILEPRQFTDKGVRSKVAFSLELPSAKKVYPKAIYIVVNRGTASACEYMALVLKKYSSQKVIFVGDQSSAGMGNTSITPVKAAGRTIYVTSSIVRGLPPSVKPEMSIVEMERDLGFQLSKLDGYRFRSNPSPKD, encoded by the coding sequence ATGAAGAAAATCATTCGTTTGATCTCGATTTCACTTTTATGTCTTGGGGGGATATTTGGAGTTGCCGGAGTCATACTCGCGGTGCAGTGGCTACTTGTGGGTTTCAACCCTAGTATTAGGGGCAACTCATTGAACGCTCAGGTAGCTCGAGCGGTCTATAGGAATTTTTTCGACAAAGAAAAAGCCAAGGTTTTTGTCGCCAAAGTTTTAGAGTGTGGTGAATCCAATGCCGCCTGTATAGGAAATCACCTAAGGGCACTTGACCCACATATGGCTGGAAACGATTTTGGTCTGACTAAGCGAAGAGAGCCCTCGCGCTCTACTGCTTTTGGGCAAGCGGCCATTAGTTTAGGAAAGGTAAAGTATCTTAGGATTCCCGATCTCAGGCTTCCTCACCCGATCGGGGGTCGCGAGCCGAATATTCGGTTCCTGAACCCGATTGCAGAATTTTTAGCTACAACTGCTTCTCAACATCATTTGGTTCTAGACCTCAGGGACTGCGGTGGCGGAAGGGATTGGGCTGCTCTTGCGCTGGCCTCGCCGTTCATATCTAGTGGCACAGTGGTTGAGGCGAGTTATAGCCCGGTCTGGATGCTTCGCGCACTTTCTTCGATTCTCGAGCCGAGGCAGTTTACAGATAAAGGTGTGCGCAGCAAGGTTGCTTTCTCCCTCGAGCTTCCCTCGGCAAAGAAGGTATACCCAAAGGCCATTTACATCGTTGTCAACAGAGGTACTGCGAGTGCATGCGAGTATATGGCGCTCGTCCTGAAAAAATACTCATCACAAAAGGTGATTTTTGTCGGAGATCAGTCCTCGGCTGGAATGGGAAATACCTCAATCACGCCCGTCAAAGCTGCTGGAAGGACTATTTATGTGACCTCTAGCATTGTTCGTGGATTACCACCTAGTGTCAAACCCGAGATGAGCATCGTAGAGATGGAGCGTGATTTGGGTTTTCAGCTAAGCAAGCTCGATGGGTACCG